In one window of Tachypleus tridentatus isolate NWPU-2018 chromosome 2, ASM421037v1, whole genome shotgun sequence DNA:
- the Polr2J gene encoding DNA-directed RNA polymerase II subunit RPB11, whose protein sequence is MNAPPTFESFLLFEGEKKITIEKDTKVPNAAIFTVNKEDHTLGNMIRAQLLKDPKVLFAGYKIPHPLEHKFLLRVQTTPEYSPQEAFTNAITDLISELSLLEERFKEAVRDRQECPD, encoded by the exons ATGAACGCACCTCCTACATTTGAGTCATTTCTTTTGTTCGAAGGAGAaaaaaa AATTACTATAGAAAAAGACACGAAGGTTCCAAATGCTGCTATTTTCACAGTGAACAAAGAAGATCACACTCTTGGCAACATGATTAGAGC CCAGCTTTTGAAAGATCCAAAGGTCTTGTTTGCAGGATATAAAATTCCACATCCCCTGGAACACAAGTTTTTACTAAGAGTACAAACAACTCCAGAATATTCCCCCCAAGAAGCATTTACTAATGCTATTACAGATCTTATTAGTGAGTTATCACTCCTAGAAGAAAGGTTTAAG